In Capillimicrobium parvum, a genomic segment contains:
- a CDS encoding VOC family protein — MKLEGLHHITMITGDAQRNVDFYADTLGLRLVKTTVNFDQPSAYHLYFGDEQGSPGSILTWFEFDGAQPGEAGIGMIHTLQLGVPSEAAVDFWAERLDARGVASVRTADRLRFADPDGLALELVAADDGNPPLRAEHPDVPAEHAITGVEGARAYSAFAPVEEKLLTDVLGFTYLGDGEYRLAGRERHFHWAYDQADRSGEQGAGTVHHIAWASQDDDHLKWQGRVREAGGFVTDVRDRDYFDAIYFREPRGILFEIATLGPGFAVDEDPERLGEALRLPKQHEHLRERLEQTLTPLVNPRAARRGAAASAA; from the coding sequence ATGAAGCTCGAGGGACTGCACCACATCACGATGATCACGGGCGACGCCCAGCGGAACGTCGACTTCTACGCCGACACGCTCGGATTACGGCTTGTCAAGACGACCGTCAACTTCGACCAGCCGAGCGCGTACCACCTCTACTTCGGCGACGAACAGGGCTCGCCCGGGTCGATCCTCACCTGGTTCGAGTTCGACGGCGCCCAGCCCGGCGAGGCCGGCATCGGCATGATCCACACGCTGCAGCTCGGGGTCCCGTCCGAGGCCGCGGTGGACTTCTGGGCCGAGCGCCTCGACGCCCGCGGCGTCGCGAGCGTCCGCACCGCCGACCGCCTGCGCTTCGCCGACCCCGACGGCCTGGCGCTCGAGCTCGTCGCCGCCGACGACGGCAACCCGCCCCTGCGCGCCGAGCATCCCGACGTCCCCGCCGAGCACGCGATCACCGGCGTCGAGGGCGCCCGCGCCTACAGCGCGTTCGCGCCGGTCGAGGAGAAGCTGCTCACCGACGTCCTCGGGTTCACCTACCTCGGCGACGGCGAGTACCGGCTCGCGGGCCGGGAGCGCCATTTCCACTGGGCCTACGACCAGGCCGACCGCAGCGGCGAGCAGGGCGCGGGCACCGTGCACCACATCGCCTGGGCGTCGCAGGACGACGATCACCTGAAGTGGCAGGGGCGCGTCCGCGAGGCCGGCGGCTTCGTCACCGACGTGCGCGACCGCGACTACTTCGACGCGATCTACTTCCGCGAGCCGCGCGGGATCCTGTTCGAGATCGCCACGCTCGGCCCGGGCTTCGCGGTCGACGAGGACCCCGAGCGCCTCGGCGAGGCGCTGCGCCTGCCCAAGCAGCACGAGCACCTGCGCGAGCGTCTCGAGCAGACGCTGACGCCGCTGGTCAACCCCCGCGCCGCCCGGCGCGGGGCTGCCGCGAGCGCGGCATGA
- a CDS encoding alpha/beta hydrolase, with amino-acid sequence MSPLAHRERPAAGEPAGLLVLHHGRGADEHDLLGLADVLDPDQRLHVVTPRAPLTLPGSPGHHWYVVPRVGFPDHDTFHAAYRELAGFHDDLWQRTGLTPGQTMFGGFSMGSVMSYALGLGPDRPAPAGILAFAGFVPVVDDWQPDLAGRPDLRAFIAHGRRDPVMDVAFARAARDLLEAGRIAVEYHESDAGHFIDPAHIGPAARWLGATLSEPAA; translated from the coding sequence ATGAGCCCGCTCGCCCACCGCGAGCGCCCGGCCGCCGGCGAGCCGGCCGGGCTGCTCGTCCTGCACCACGGTCGCGGCGCCGACGAGCACGACCTGCTCGGCCTTGCCGACGTCCTCGACCCCGACCAGCGGCTGCACGTCGTCACGCCGCGCGCGCCGCTGACCCTGCCGGGCTCCCCCGGGCACCACTGGTACGTCGTGCCGCGCGTCGGCTTCCCCGACCACGACACGTTCCACGCCGCCTACCGCGAGCTCGCGGGCTTCCACGACGATCTGTGGCAGCGCACCGGCCTGACCCCCGGGCAGACCATGTTCGGCGGGTTCTCCATGGGCTCGGTGATGAGCTACGCGCTGGGACTCGGGCCCGACCGCCCCGCGCCGGCCGGGATCCTCGCGTTCGCCGGGTTCGTCCCGGTGGTCGACGACTGGCAGCCGGACCTGGCGGGCCGGCCCGACCTGCGGGCGTTCATCGCCCACGGGCGCCGCGATCCGGTGATGGACGTCGCGTTCGCCCGGGCGGCGCGCGATCTGCTCGAGGCCGGACGGATCGCCGTCGAGTACCACGAGTCCGACGCCGGCCACTTCATCGACCCGGCGCACATCGGGCCCGCGGCGCGCTGGCTCGGCGCGACGCTCAGCGAGCCGGCCGCGTAG
- a CDS encoding glycoside hydrolase family 2 protein, with product MKRIAVAVAVALVAVLAPGVSAGVPAGAVPAERALYADGPGGRYLLNSGWSYRDGAGPYRPVRIPNAIRPRDLSDRGFRSGVRWYRDAFTLPPAAGATGWVLRFESVNRRADVWLNGRRLGRHDGAFLAFELPATGIRPGRNELVVRVDGRMSRTALPPAGRPTGWWNSGGILREVYLRRLTTFDARDLRVVATPGSPAPVRVEARAVNTTGAAAPLSYTLDVTGPGGFATTVSGDLGTVAPGASAPIAAALSIPGARVWEPGAPALYEARLTLTGGQETVAHFGVRRWSVEAGRALLNGRPLDLRGASLHEQTAAHGAALTPADRRRLVKELTSLGATFTRAHYPLHPALLEAFDRLGIVVWDQVPVWRLSGRELAGPLRARALGDLDALVRRDRNHASVMAWSVENETLRGGSAEARYLAAAAALVRRLDATRLVAADVPLRPLDAVPGALRGLDAIGINDYVGWYGGSLPGDLLADLRRLRARFPAQALFVTEFGAEANRRGPAARKGTYAFQTRFLRRSLDAFARSGVLGGSLVWALRDFAVRPGWDGGNPRPHPPFNEKGLFRLDGTPKPAVAYVRAAFAATRPAR from the coding sequence GTGAAGCGGATCGCCGTCGCCGTGGCCGTCGCGCTGGTCGCCGTGCTCGCGCCGGGCGTGTCGGCGGGCGTGCCGGCGGGGGCGGTGCCGGCCGAGCGGGCGCTGTACGCCGACGGCCCCGGCGGGCGCTACCTGCTGAACTCGGGCTGGAGCTATCGCGACGGCGCCGGGCCCTACCGTCCCGTCCGCATCCCGAACGCGATCCGCCCCCGCGATCTCAGCGACCGGGGCTTTCGCTCGGGGGTGCGCTGGTACCGCGACGCCTTCACGCTGCCGCCCGCCGCCGGCGCCACCGGCTGGGTCCTGCGCTTCGAGTCGGTCAACCGGCGCGCGGACGTCTGGCTCAACGGACGCCGGCTCGGCCGCCACGACGGCGCGTTCCTCGCCTTCGAGCTGCCCGCGACCGGCATCCGGCCGGGGCGCAACGAGCTCGTCGTCCGCGTCGACGGGCGGATGAGCCGGACGGCGCTGCCGCCGGCCGGACGGCCTACGGGGTGGTGGAACTCCGGCGGCATCCTGCGCGAGGTCTACCTGCGGCGGTTGACGACCTTCGACGCCCGCGATCTCCGGGTCGTCGCGACGCCGGGCTCGCCCGCGCCCGTTCGCGTCGAGGCGCGGGCGGTCAACACGACGGGCGCCGCCGCGCCGCTCTCCTACACGCTCGACGTCACGGGCCCGGGCGGCTTCGCGACGACGGTCTCCGGCGACCTCGGCACCGTCGCGCCCGGCGCGAGCGCCCCGATCGCCGCGGCCCTGTCGATCCCCGGCGCCCGCGTCTGGGAGCCCGGCGCTCCCGCGCTCTACGAGGCGCGCCTGACGCTGACCGGCGGGCAGGAGACCGTCGCGCACTTCGGGGTGCGGCGCTGGAGCGTCGAGGCCGGGCGCGCGCTGCTCAACGGCCGGCCGCTGGACCTGCGTGGCGCGAGCCTGCACGAGCAGACCGCCGCACACGGGGCCGCGCTCACGCCGGCCGACCGCCGGCGGCTCGTCAAGGAGCTGACCTCGCTCGGCGCGACCTTCACCCGCGCCCACTACCCGCTGCACCCGGCGCTGCTGGAGGCGTTCGACCGGCTCGGGATCGTGGTCTGGGATCAGGTCCCGGTGTGGCGGCTGAGCGGGCGCGAGCTCGCCGGCCCGCTGCGCGCCCGGGCGCTGGGCGACCTCGACGCGCTCGTGCGCCGCGACCGCAACCACGCCTCGGTGATGGCCTGGAGCGTCGAGAACGAGACGCTGCGCGGCGGGTCGGCCGAGGCCCGCTACCTGGCCGCGGCCGCCGCGCTCGTGCGCCGGCTCGACGCGACGCGGCTCGTCGCCGCCGACGTCCCGCTGCGCCCCCTCGACGCCGTTCCGGGCGCGCTGCGCGGCCTCGACGCGATCGGGATCAACGACTACGTCGGCTGGTACGGCGGCTCGCTGCCGGGGGACCTGCTCGCCGACCTGCGCCGGCTGCGCGCCCGCTTCCCCGCGCAGGCGCTGTTCGTCACCGAGTTCGGCGCCGAGGCCAACCGGCGTGGTCCCGCCGCGCGCAAGGGCACGTACGCGTTCCAGACCCGGTTTCTGCGCCGATCGCTCGACGCCTTCGCGCGCAGCGGCGTGCTCGGCGGGTCGCTCGTCTGGGCGCTGCGCGACTTCGCGGTCCGGCCCGGTTGGGACGGCGGCAACCCGCGCCCGCATCCGCCGTTCAACGAGAAGGGCCTGTTCCGCCTCGACGGCACGCCGAAGCCGGCGGTCGCGTACGTGCGCGCCGCGTTCGCGGCTACGCGGCCGGCTCGCTGA
- a CDS encoding NAD(P)/FAD-dependent oxidoreductase gives MPVSFWMRRLEPLPPPRPPLDGDRDADVCIVGAGYTGLWTAYELKRAQPDLDVVVLESRFAGFGASGRNGGWVLGDLAGSRERWARGPAGRAGVTALLHAVQAAVDEVGAAVDREGIACDFVKDGSLQVAQSELELERVRGIVEEERRWGRDTELLDGPDATKRVAVDGVLGAAFTAHCARVQPAKLVRGLADAVQRAGATIHESTRVTSIAPGAAHTAAGVVRARHVVRATEGYSARLDGHRRVLLPMNSAMIVTEPLDAGVWEQVGWAGAETLSDARHRFVYLQRTADGRVAIGGRGVPYRFGSGTAREGPVPARTIDELRTRLAELFPVLRDAPIDDAWHGILGVPRNWSPSVGLDPTTGIAWAGGYVGEGVAAANLAGRTLRDLLLGRDTELTRLPWVGPAARRWEPEPLRFAGVQAVYALYAAADRRERGTGRPSLTGRLGHAIAGH, from the coding sequence ATGCCCGTCTCGTTCTGGATGCGCCGGCTCGAGCCGCTGCCGCCCCCGCGGCCGCCGCTCGACGGCGACCGCGACGCGGACGTCTGCATCGTCGGCGCCGGCTACACCGGCCTGTGGACCGCGTACGAGCTCAAGCGCGCGCAGCCGGACCTCGACGTGGTCGTGCTCGAGTCGCGCTTCGCCGGGTTCGGCGCGTCCGGGCGCAACGGCGGGTGGGTGCTCGGGGACCTGGCCGGCTCGCGCGAGCGCTGGGCGCGCGGCCCGGCGGGGAGGGCCGGGGTGACGGCGCTGCTGCACGCGGTCCAGGCGGCGGTCGACGAGGTCGGCGCGGCCGTCGACCGCGAGGGCATCGCATGCGACTTCGTCAAGGACGGCTCGCTGCAGGTGGCGCAGTCGGAGCTCGAGCTCGAGCGCGTGAGGGGCATCGTCGAGGAGGAGCGCCGCTGGGGGCGTGACACCGAGCTGCTCGACGGGCCGGACGCGACGAAGCGGGTCGCCGTCGACGGCGTGCTCGGCGCCGCGTTCACGGCGCACTGCGCGCGCGTGCAGCCGGCGAAGCTCGTGCGCGGGCTCGCGGACGCGGTGCAGCGCGCCGGCGCGACCATCCACGAGAGCACCCGGGTGACCTCCATCGCCCCGGGTGCGGCACACACCGCGGCGGGCGTCGTGCGGGCCCGCCACGTCGTCCGCGCGACCGAGGGCTACAGCGCGCGCCTCGACGGCCACCGCCGCGTCCTGCTGCCGATGAACAGCGCGATGATCGTCACGGAGCCGCTGGACGCCGGCGTCTGGGAGCAGGTCGGCTGGGCGGGCGCCGAGACGCTCTCCGACGCGCGCCACCGCTTCGTCTACCTGCAGCGCACCGCCGACGGCCGCGTCGCGATCGGCGGGCGCGGCGTCCCCTACCGCTTCGGCTCGGGCACCGCCCGCGAGGGACCGGTGCCGGCGCGCACGATCGACGAGCTGCGCACCCGGCTCGCCGAGCTGTTCCCGGTGCTACGGGACGCGCCGATCGACGACGCCTGGCACGGCATCCTCGGCGTGCCGCGCAACTGGTCGCCGTCGGTGGGCCTCGACCCGACGACCGGGATCGCCTGGGCCGGCGGCTACGTCGGCGAGGGCGTCGCGGCGGCGAACCTCGCGGGCCGCACGCTTCGCGACCTGCTGCTGGGGCGCGACACCGAGCTGACACGCCTGCCGTGGGTCGGCCCCGCGGCGCGCCGCTGGGAGCCCGAGCCCCTGCGCTTCGCCGGCGTCCAGGCCGTCTACGCGCTGTACGCGGCCGCCGACCGGCGCGAGCGCGGGACCGGCCGCCCGTCGCTGACCGGCCGCCTCGGCCACGCGATCGCGGGGCACTGA
- a CDS encoding aminodeoxychorismate synthase component I codes for MGRTGARLVAEPLDVDWTPAEAVLALRGDDRPFALTGAWAGSRAVLGSQPIRVAGPDEDPFAVLDEQPAVTGAGEHRGAVGGGWFGHLGFALGHLVERLAPAPPARTALPPFALAFYDHVLRLDADGRWWFEALETPERAEALVERRARLAARRPGAPRPFRAGPFVPAPPGAAGLRAGVAECVERIHGGELFQANLTMRIEGPFAGDPLDAFAAGLALEPRHGALFAGPWGATVGLSPELFLRRRGREVVTRPIKGTIRRDADEDGARRALVGSAKDRAENVMIVDLMRNDLGRVCAYGSVHAGGAPVAEAHPGVWHLVSEVRGRLRDGVGDGELLRATFPPGSVTGAPKVQALHVIAELEGAARHVYTGAVGFASPVAGLELNVAIRTFEVRDGVAWIGAGGGIVADSDPDAEVAEALGKARPLIAALGTELRPGPLRGGRVPAPRALAGGRRRPDAALGVIETLAVLDGRPVEPEAHLARLRASVEELYAAALPGDLAERTASSAAGAGDGYARLRIDVVPGRLGSVDVEVAVAGAAHPAAGAAPVRVEPVRLPGGLGPHKWRDRRLVQALQAELGAIALLVDADGAVLEAAMANVWLVEGDELVTPPADGRILAGCTRARALALPQAREEAFGLDRLEAADGVLLTSSIALVRVVDSGRAAPPLQPVAALRDAVGAAVFAG; via the coding sequence GTGGGCCGGACGGGCGCGCGGCTCGTCGCCGAGCCGCTCGACGTCGACTGGACGCCCGCCGAGGCGGTGCTCGCGCTGCGCGGCGACGACCGCCCGTTCGCCCTGACCGGCGCGTGGGCCGGCAGCCGCGCCGTGCTCGGCTCGCAGCCCATCCGGGTCGCCGGGCCGGACGAGGACCCCTTCGCGGTCCTCGACGAGCAGCCCGCGGTCACCGGCGCCGGGGAGCACCGCGGCGCGGTCGGTGGCGGCTGGTTCGGCCATCTCGGCTTCGCGCTCGGCCACCTCGTCGAGCGCCTGGCGCCCGCGCCGCCCGCGCGCACCGCGCTGCCGCCGTTCGCCCTGGCGTTCTACGACCACGTCCTGCGCCTCGACGCCGACGGCCGCTGGTGGTTCGAGGCGCTCGAGACCCCGGAGCGCGCCGAGGCGCTGGTCGAGCGGCGCGCGCGGCTCGCGGCGCGCCGGCCCGGCGCGCCGCGCCCGTTCCGCGCCGGCCCGTTCGTCCCGGCGCCGCCCGGCGCGGCGGGGCTGCGGGCGGGCGTGGCGGAGTGCGTGGAGCGCATCCACGGCGGCGAGCTCTTCCAGGCGAACCTCACGATGCGCATCGAGGGCCCGTTCGCGGGCGACCCGCTCGACGCGTTCGCCGCCGGCCTCGCCCTGGAGCCCCGCCACGGCGCGCTGTTCGCCGGCCCCTGGGGCGCGACGGTCGGCCTCTCCCCCGAGCTGTTCCTGCGCCGCCGCGGGCGCGAGGTGGTCACGCGGCCGATCAAGGGCACGATCCGCCGCGACGCCGACGAGGACGGGGCCCGCCGCGCGCTCGTCGGCTCGGCGAAGGACCGTGCCGAGAACGTGATGATCGTCGACCTGATGCGCAACGACCTCGGCCGCGTCTGCGCGTACGGCAGCGTGCATGCCGGCGGCGCGCCGGTGGCCGAGGCGCACCCCGGCGTCTGGCACCTCGTCTCCGAGGTCCGCGGCCGGCTGCGCGACGGCGTCGGCGACGGCGAGCTGCTGCGGGCGACCTTCCCCCCGGGGTCGGTGACCGGCGCGCCGAAGGTGCAGGCGCTGCACGTGATCGCCGAGCTCGAGGGCGCCGCGCGCCACGTCTACACCGGCGCGGTCGGGTTCGCGAGCCCGGTCGCGGGGCTCGAGCTCAACGTCGCCATCCGGACGTTCGAGGTGCGCGACGGGGTCGCCTGGATCGGCGCGGGCGGCGGGATCGTGGCGGACTCCGACCCGGACGCCGAGGTCGCGGAGGCGCTCGGCAAGGCGCGCCCGCTCATCGCGGCGCTCGGCACCGAGCTGCGGCCGGGCCCGCTGCGGGGTGGGCGTGTGCCGGCGCCGCGGGCGCTGGCGGGGGGGCGGCGACGGCCCGACGCGGCGCTCGGCGTGATCGAGACGCTCGCGGTGCTGGACGGCCGGCCGGTCGAGCCGGAGGCGCACCTGGCCCGGCTGCGCGCGAGCGTGGAGGAGCTGTACGCGGCGGCGCTGCCCGGCGACCTCGCCGAGCGGACCGCGAGCTCCGCCGCCGGCGCGGGCGACGGCTACGCCCGCCTGCGCATCGACGTCGTGCCCGGCCGGCTGGGATCGGTGGACGTGGAGGTCGCCGTGGCGGGCGCCGCCCACCCGGCCGCGGGCGCGGCGCCGGTGCGCGTCGAGCCGGTGCGGCTGCCCGGCGGCCTGGGGCCGCACAAGTGGCGCGACCGGCGCCTCGTCCAGGCGCTGCAGGCCGAGCTCGGCGCGATCGCGCTGCTCGTCGACGCCGACGGCGCCGTGCTCGAGGCGGCGATGGCGAACGTCTGGCTCGTCGAGGGCGACGAGCTCGTGACGCCCCCGGCGGACGGGCGCATCCTGGCCGGCTGCACGCGCGCCCGCGCGCTCGCCCTCCCGCAGGCGCGCGAGGAGGCGTTCGGCCTGGACCGCCTCGAAGCGGCCGACGGCGTCCTGCTGACGTCGTCGATCGCCCTGGTGCGGGTGGTCGACTCCGGGCGCGCCGCGCCGCCCCTCCAGCCGGTCGCGGCGCTGCGCGACGCGGTCGGCGCGGCGGTCTTCGCGGGGTAG
- a CDS encoding alpha/beta hydrolase has product MRRAVAAGAAVAALALAGSLALAPAAPAAGLRWHGCRPALAGFQCARLQVPLDRTGVVKGTVALRVARQRSAPRRGAGVLLALSGGPGQSAVAFGPAYEQTLAPALRSRRLVLMDQRGTGDSGVLRCPVLQRTRALVPDYRSLSASCARHLGPRRDFYSTTDTVDDIEAFRRALGAPRLSIQGTSYGTYVAAEFARRYPARVDRLVLDSSVGPQGVDALLLDSWGPLPRILADQCSDGRCRGITDDPLGDVRALAARLEAAPLRGFVVDGRGRRVARTLTAPGLAALIVAGDLNGHLQAAMPAAVRSGLAGDAAPLLRLIRPAIGAPFGTRELSLGLNVATTCADTRLAYALTTPLADRPALVDAAVAAAPEARLGPFSRPLVAAMSVDRQCLRWPVGRVAGPVAAPLPDVPALILGGSLDVRTPLENDRALAAQIPRAQLVVVPGSGHDEIDSDVDGCVRRALTRFFAGHRVGDPCARSWYGVPPQPIAPASLAVTPAAPRAGGLRGRVLTAAVGAIHDAREADLELEASGLPDRRGGGLRAGSWRIAGRTGFVLRGVSWVPGVRVSGRIDSQLGRYRGAVRVSGPGRMDGVLRFDRRRGMTGRLGGRRVHLPARSVRGAVQEVVRTG; this is encoded by the coding sequence GTGAGGCGGGCGGTCGCGGCGGGTGCCGCCGTGGCCGCGCTCGCGCTCGCAGGATCGCTCGCGCTCGCGCCCGCCGCCCCGGCGGCGGGCCTGCGGTGGCACGGCTGCCGGCCGGCGCTCGCGGGCTTTCAGTGCGCGCGCCTGCAGGTCCCGCTGGACCGCACGGGGGTCGTGAAGGGGACGGTCGCGCTGCGGGTGGCGCGCCAGCGGTCGGCGCCGCGGCGCGGCGCCGGGGTGCTCCTCGCGCTGTCCGGCGGCCCGGGGCAGAGCGCGGTGGCGTTCGGGCCCGCCTACGAGCAGACGCTCGCACCCGCCCTGCGCAGCCGCCGGCTCGTGCTGATGGACCAGCGCGGCACCGGAGACTCGGGCGTGCTGCGCTGCCCGGTCCTGCAGCGCACCCGCGCGCTGGTGCCCGACTACCGGTCGCTGAGCGCATCCTGCGCGCGCCATCTCGGGCCGCGCCGCGACTTCTACTCGACGACCGACACGGTTGACGACATCGAGGCGTTCCGCCGGGCGCTCGGCGCCCCGCGCCTCTCGATCCAGGGGACGTCGTACGGCACGTACGTCGCCGCCGAGTTCGCGCGGCGCTACCCGGCGCGGGTCGACCGCCTGGTCCTCGACTCCTCCGTCGGGCCCCAGGGCGTCGACGCGCTGCTGCTGGACTCGTGGGGCCCGCTGCCCCGGATCCTCGCCGACCAGTGCTCGGACGGGCGCTGCCGCGGCATCACCGACGACCCGCTCGGCGACGTCCGCGCGCTCGCGGCGCGCCTGGAGGCCGCCCCGCTGCGCGGCTTCGTCGTGGACGGGCGCGGCCGCCGCGTCGCACGCACGCTCACCGCCCCGGGGCTGGCCGCGCTGATCGTGGCCGGCGACCTCAACGGGCACCTGCAGGCCGCCATGCCCGCGGCCGTGCGGTCGGGCCTCGCCGGCGACGCCGCTCCGCTGCTGCGGCTGATCCGCCCGGCGATCGGAGCGCCGTTCGGCACGCGGGAGCTCAGCCTCGGCCTCAACGTCGCGACGACCTGCGCCGACACCCGGCTGGCCTACGCGCTGACCACGCCGCTCGCCGACCGTCCCGCGCTCGTGGACGCCGCGGTCGCCGCCGCCCCCGAGGCGCGGCTCGGGCCGTTCAGCCGGCCGCTGGTCGCCGCCATGAGCGTCGACCGGCAGTGCCTGCGCTGGCCGGTCGGCCGCGTCGCCGGCCCGGTCGCCGCGCCGCTCCCGGACGTGCCGGCGCTCATCCTCGGCGGTTCCCTCGACGTGCGCACGCCGCTGGAGAACGACCGGGCGCTCGCCGCCCAGATCCCGCGCGCCCAGCTCGTGGTGGTCCCGGGCTCGGGACACGACGAGATCGACAGCGACGTGGACGGCTGCGTGCGCCGCGCGCTGACCCGCTTCTTCGCCGGCCACCGGGTCGGCGACCCGTGCGCGCGATCGTGGTACGGCGTGCCGCCGCAGCCGATCGCGCCGGCCTCGCTCGCCGTGACCCCGGCGGCACCTCGCGCCGGCGGCCTGCGCGGGCGCGTCCTGACCGCGGCGGTCGGCGCGATCCATGACGCGCGCGAGGCCGACCTCGAGCTCGAGGCGTCGGGCCTCCCCGACCGGCGCGGCGGCGGGCTGCGCGCCGGGAGCTGGCGCATCGCCGGCCGCACCGGCTTCGTCCTGCGGGGCGTGAGCTGGGTGCCCGGCGTGCGCGTGAGCGGGCGCATCGACTCCCAGCTCGGCCGGTACCGGGGCGCGGTGCGCGTCAGTGGCCCCGGGCGCATGGACGGCGTCCTGCGCTTCGACCGCCGCCGGGGCATGACCGGCCGGCTCGGCGGCCGCCGCGTGCACCTGCCGGCGCGCTCCGTGCGGGGCGCGGTCCAGGAGGTCGTGCGCACGGGTTGA
- a CDS encoding TIM44-like domain-containing protein yields MSALLVLAPAALGAAGGGSSGFGGGGGGGGGGGFSGGGGSSGSGSVSGGMSLVIILLVVLFFAGTIILGVVGERRRRRRRDARVRQVRLAAAEAAADDAAFDSETVERDARELFTAIQAAWTARNREALNGMVSKSLMTEWGLRLDDFDRKGWHNQVTVAGEPGIHYVGLVNRESDAEDRVCVLVEATLVDIVVDRHGNHIKRKQSGSETTTLREYWTLGKRDGRWALLSIEQLAEGEHNLSSDLVASPWGDDRLREDAVIERASADAAPDGVDIASLVDLDYAGDGRKAALDLSLVDGRFAPDVLETSARRALAAWAEAVDGEDDALLAVASAEATSELLYPRGGQTARLVVRGPKLERMTLVTLDGDAKPPRMVVEIALSGRRYVEDRNTVAVLEGSREGVSRWTERWTFALDGADATPWRVVGATQSTISGAV; encoded by the coding sequence TTGTCCGCTCTGCTCGTCCTCGCGCCCGCCGCCCTCGGCGCGGCGGGCGGCGGCTCGTCCGGCTTCGGCGGCGGGGGCGGCGGCGGTGGCGGCGGAGGGTTCTCGGGCGGCGGCGGCAGCAGCGGCTCCGGCTCGGTCAGCGGCGGGATGAGCCTGGTGATCATCCTGCTCGTCGTCCTGTTCTTCGCGGGGACGATCATCCTCGGCGTCGTCGGCGAGCGGCGCCGCCGGCGCCGCCGCGACGCCCGCGTGCGGCAGGTCCGCCTCGCCGCCGCGGAAGCCGCCGCCGACGACGCCGCCTTCGACTCCGAGACCGTCGAGCGCGACGCGCGCGAGCTGTTCACGGCGATCCAGGCGGCCTGGACCGCGCGCAACCGCGAGGCGCTGAACGGCATGGTCAGCAAGTCGCTCATGACCGAGTGGGGGCTGCGCCTGGACGACTTCGACCGCAAGGGCTGGCACAACCAGGTCACGGTCGCCGGCGAGCCCGGCATCCACTACGTCGGCCTGGTCAACCGCGAGAGCGACGCCGAGGACCGCGTCTGCGTGCTCGTCGAGGCGACCCTGGTCGACATCGTCGTCGACCGCCACGGCAACCACATCAAGCGCAAGCAGTCCGGCAGCGAGACGACGACGCTGCGCGAGTACTGGACGCTCGGCAAGCGCGACGGCCGGTGGGCGCTGCTGTCGATCGAGCAGCTCGCGGAGGGCGAGCACAACCTCTCGTCGGACCTCGTCGCCTCGCCGTGGGGCGACGACCGGCTGCGCGAGGACGCGGTCATCGAACGGGCGAGCGCGGACGCGGCGCCGGACGGCGTCGACATCGCCTCGCTCGTTGATCTCGACTACGCCGGCGACGGACGCAAGGCGGCGCTCGACCTGAGCCTCGTGGACGGACGCTTCGCACCCGACGTGCTCGAGACCTCCGCGCGCCGCGCGCTCGCGGCGTGGGCCGAGGCGGTCGACGGCGAGGACGACGCGCTGCTGGCGGTGGCGTCGGCCGAGGCGACGAGCGAGCTGCTGTACCCGCGCGGCGGCCAGACCGCCCGCCTCGTCGTACGTGGCCCGAAGCTCGAGCGCATGACGCTCGTCACCCTCGACGGCGACGCCAAGCCGCCGCGGATGGTCGTCGAGATCGCGCTCTCCGGTCGCCGGTACGTCGAGGACCGCAACACGGTCGCCGTCCTGGAGGGCTCCCGCGAGGGGGTCTCGCGCTGGACCGAGCGCTGGACGTTCGCCCTCGACGGCGCGGACGCCACGCCCTGGCGCGTGGTCGGCGCGACCCAGAGCACGATCAGCGGAGCGGTGTGA
- a CDS encoding DUF4344 domain-containing metallopeptidase, translating into MPARLTAALCALTAAVALAIAAAPASADTDGGDFVIEYGHFNKANRKAASILRRSGAMEAVAAEINARWALPADVPIYISDEIPVGPAFIPDLTLDDGTVVPDFIAVPGKFLTLELKEMRRQLKGVRGITPAEAMIAANEFVVAHEMGHALVHSLTLPVTGKEEDAVDGFAAYLLADNPKFGPFTAFSAAMFFDAIARLRGRLTAADFADEHSILEQRVYQFLCWIYGSDQRRFKSLVTTKLLPRARAVRCGDEWKQVTTSWGTLLAPHALAPAPPAAPPAPAPAPAPTR; encoded by the coding sequence ATGCCCGCCCGCCTGACCGCCGCGCTCTGCGCGCTCACCGCCGCCGTCGCGCTCGCGATCGCCGCCGCCCCCGCCTCCGCCGACACGGATGGCGGCGACTTCGTCATCGAGTACGGGCACTTCAACAAGGCCAACCGCAAGGCGGCGAGCATCCTGCGCCGCTCGGGCGCCATGGAGGCGGTCGCCGCCGAGATCAACGCCCGCTGGGCGCTCCCGGCCGACGTCCCGATCTACATCTCCGACGAGATCCCGGTCGGCCCCGCGTTCATCCCCGACCTCACGCTCGACGACGGGACCGTCGTGCCCGACTTCATCGCGGTCCCGGGCAAGTTCCTCACCCTCGAGCTCAAGGAGATGCGCCGCCAGCTCAAGGGCGTGCGCGGGATCACCCCCGCCGAGGCGATGATCGCGGCCAACGAGTTCGTCGTGGCCCACGAGATGGGCCATGCCCTCGTTCATTCGCTGACCCTGCCGGTGACCGGCAAGGAGGAGGACGCGGTCGACGGCTTCGCCGCGTACCTGCTCGCCGACAACCCGAAGTTCGGACCGTTCACCGCGTTCAGCGCCGCCATGTTCTTCGACGCGATCGCCCGGCTGCGCGGCCGGCTCACCGCCGCCGACTTCGCCGACGAGCACTCGATCCTCGAGCAGCGCGTCTACCAGTTCCTGTGCTGGATCTACGGCAGCGACCAGCGGCGCTTCAAGTCCCTCGTCACCACGAAGCTGCTGCCGCGCGCCCGCGCGGTGCGCTGCGGGGACGAATGGAAGCAGGTGACCACCTCGTGGGGCACGCTGCTCGCGCCGCACGCCCTCGCTCCCGCACCCCCCGCGGCGCCCCCCGCGCCCGCGCCTGCGCCCGCGCCCACGCGCTGA